The Penaeus vannamei isolate JL-2024 chromosome 16, ASM4276789v1, whole genome shotgun sequence genome includes a window with the following:
- the LOC138864448 gene encoding uncharacterized protein — translation MREAISKLKCGKAACICDIPDDLLKAWGENAFTNGHLPLHLPMMFRVKFAFLRYVRIVICVCHQTYFIKYKNKRILTFGRHRLPRRTVLRPLVKFTMVTPMASWHGHPSLEGERDRWDCSIYSGITLLSIPGKIFAHILPKWIRNHLQRHQRPEQSGFTPDKSIKDHILMLRVIVERRREFGRSLHAVYVDLKKAFDSVHRESLWEIMRQGNSDTGY, via the exons ATGAgggaggcgatctctaagctgaagtgTGGGAAAGCTGCATGCATATGCGACATCCCTGATGACCTGCTAAAGGCTTGGGGTGAGAATGCATTTACCAACGGTCATTTGCCATTGCATTTACCAATGATG tttcgtgtgaaatttgcatttctgcgCTATGTCCGAATTGTGATATGTGTTTGCCACCAGACTTATTTTATCAAGTATAAAAACAAACGAATATTGACTTTTGGACGACATCGTCTTCCTAGAAGAACAGTGctccgaccactggtaaaatttaccatggtaactccgatggctAGTT ggcatggtcatccttctctggaaggggaaagggatcgTTGGGATTGTAGCATCTACagtggcatcacactgctcagtataccaggcaagatttTCGCCCACATTCTTCCGAAATGGATCCGCAACCACCTACAaaggcaccaaagaccggagcaatctggattcactcctgacaAGTCCATAAAAGACCATATCCTaatgcttcgagtcattgtagaacgtcgtcgtgagttcggtcgCAGCCTGCACGCTGTCTacgtcgacctcaagaaggcgtttgattcgGTGCATCGCGAATCGTTGTGGGAGATCATGAGACAAGGGAATTCCGACACGGGTTAttag